Genomic window (Lycium barbarum isolate Lr01 chromosome 2, ASM1917538v2, whole genome shotgun sequence):
ATACAACAAAATTTTCACAATGTGATCAATCTTATATTCGTTTGAAACTTTTAAATTTTATCATGAAACGGATTTGAAATGCATAACTTTTACTTCTTTGTTATTGATCATGTCCTAATCACTCATAAGTCACATCCTAAtcataaaaaaacattttcatgtAATTGCAAGCATAATCTATGCATACTAGAGGTCAAAATATTATAACGTGCAATTTGATGTATTAAGTTCACTTTGATTTTCTATGTCAAGTAATAACGCCCATATAAGTAGAAGGTGATACGACTCAAATTATAAGATAATTCAATTAATACAAAGCTGATCATATTAGCATAATATCTTGTTAgtacttttctttttaatatacTCTTTCAACTTATTTAAGCTATATTTCTGTGGTTGATATTCCATTTAAAttttcattctttaattttctAAAACTGAAAATTTGAATTCAAATACAGGTAAGATGTATACGAGGGACAAATTGAAACTTAAGTACTAAGCATTTTTAGTAAcaattttttcataaaatttaggAAATTAGAATACTTAAGGTGAAGGATCTATGAAATCTAAAATATAAATAACAAACTTGTAACAACTTTTGACTCATTGGCGAACAGTCAAAAATGAAAGGTCCAATTTTCTTAAGCTTCTTTAATAGGTGTAGCTTCTTTGAATTTCATAACTTGTCCTTAAagactttattttttttaatagagaATCATGCAGCTGTCAAATATAAAATACTAGTACTAGAATAGTAGAATATAAAAAACACCCTAATAGTCAAGTCATCTCTACTAATAGAAGCAATATTTAATTTACATTAAAGAAACAAAAGAACAAAAACATTTAATTGTTTCAGAATTGTTCCTTTCCACAACAATTTTCTTTGGGCCGAAGTAATCAAATCAATAAACTAAACCCAAAAAGTCCAAAAACCGAAAGTCATAATTAAACCTTAATATATCAGTATTAACATAATCCAAAATCCTCGTCAGCATGTCACACTTCCCACGCACCCATTTTATAAATTCCCCAAAACACCCTTCACATGAAACAAACCCGTTACTCTAATAACCGACCTAAACAAAAGGGTATAACCGTCATTTCACTAATTCGTCTTCACCACTCAACTATAAATATCAAGGCGGCAAAAGCAATCACTTTCCAGAAGTTCTTAACTTGTTGAAAAGCGTGGTGTTACGTAGAGAGCTTCTCAAACATATTTCTGTACAGTTTTTCGAAATTCTGTATCTCTTTGCCATGAATTTGAATTATTTGATGACCAAAAAAACTCCTATCAATTCCAGTAGAATTCAGGTACGCGGCAATGACGGTGTTGTGTCACCTGTTGGCGATGATATCCATGTTGTTGCACCGGTTGTCGATGGAAACAAACTGAAAATTCAGGTCCCTGTAATGGAGACACGTGGCAGCACTGATGGGGATAATAAAATGAGAATTGAGGTACCTATACCGAGGAACTTGCTGTTTCAGCCGGCTAGAATGGGGGACACGTGTCATGATCATGCGCTTTTATTAGTTCAGAATTATGGGAATTTTAAGATTAGTGGGAAACCGGCTAGGTTTATGTTTTATAAGGATGGATTATGGGAGAATTTTGAGGAGAATGTAATGGATTTGATGGTATCAGGTTTTGTTAGTGGTAAACCTGTGTTTGAAGTGGAAGTGGAAGGGTTTAATAGTCTTTTTGATTTTTATAGGATGTTAGAAATTGACTTGAAAACAGGGAAAGAAAGGTCTATCTCTTGGATTGATGTTAATGGTCAGTGTTTTTTCCCTAAAATGTTCATTGATGATGAGGGTTTAGAAAATGTAGATAaaaagagtaaggaaaaaatCGGAGTTTCGAAGGTTAATGAAAATTTAGAGAATCCCAAGATTGAAATTGAGTTAAGAATGTTTGAGAATAAAGAAGAGTTGAGGTTAGGAAAGAGGAAAAGGGAAAGTGAGGAAAACGAAGCGCGTGTTGTGTTTGGTGAAATGAGTTCACCAAGGTGGCCTAAGGTAAGGCCAATGAGGGAAGATGAGAGGTGTTATCAGATGGTAAAGGGTTTTCTGGTGTCGGGTTTGAGAGGAGTTTACGCTGGTGTTATGATCACTGCGGTTCATCAGTGTATTAGAACGGGTCCAATGGAAATGGCGCGGTTTGAGGTTTTTAAGAAGCATGTGGAGATTGTAAGGAGAGTTAGAGGAGGGGACCCTAATGTTGTATATGCTTGGTATGGGGCGTCGGCTAAGGATGTGGACAGCATTATGCGTCATGGGTTTGGAATGCCTAGCATGGAACGCGGTTCTAATACTCATGGCGTTGGTATATACTTGTCGCCTGTACGCGCACCACAAAATAGGTATACTGCTCTTGAACTTGCCTTTTTCAGACTAATACCAATCGGAGCAATTTCATGAATAAAATGTGACCAATTAACCAACCAAGAAAGCCACTTGTTATAAATAAGATCTTGTTGTTGCATCGAAAGAGATGAATGTTGACTAATCTTGCTAATGTTGAACTtggtaaaataaaatggttgAATAATTGAAAAATGATATTATTCAGGAATACACATTGAATGCTGAGATTACACATTGAATTTCTGGTAGTAGATCCATAGTTCTTTTTTGGTGTTCTTTTAATTGCGCGTGTTCATTAATTTTTGTTACTTGTTATTGGTTAATGTGTGTAGTGCAATGATGTCTGCGGAAGATGAATATGGTGAAAAGCATATCATTTTATGTCGAGTTATATTAGGAAAGTCTGAAAAGGTTGAGTTAGGATCTCAGCAGTTGCGACCGTCGAGTGTGGATTTTGATACCGGGGTTGATGACTTGACGAATCCAAGGTGGTATGTGGTGTGGTGTGGCAATATGAACACCCATATTCTACCTGAGTGTGTCGTCAGTTATAAACCTCATATATCAGGTAAACATTGCTCCTGTCTTTTATTCTTTCTGTTTCGGTTACTTTTGAATGTCGTGAGATAAACGGGACACTCAAGTGCAAATACAGGTCTTCAACCGAATGTTCCTTCTCCTTTGAGTACATTAATATCCAAGCTAAATAGTTCGCTTCCGCCACCAAAAGCGCTGCAGTTGCAATGTTTGTATAGCTCCTATCGGGTAAGTTTGCATTTTCCCTTTTTAACACTGGTTATTCAAGGATTTATTATATACAGGTGGTGAATCTGGTTTCAAGACCATTGTTTTGATCTTGACTTCTCATTCAAATTGTTCACAGGAAAGCAAAATTGCAAAAGAAATTTTCACGAGACAGTTACGATCTGTTGTTGGAGATGAGATGCTGCGTTCAATTATTCTGGAAATCCGTGGCTGAGATGAGGTTCTTTTAGTGTATAATTTTTGTTGGGAGAAAATGGGATGTGTTCTCATTCATACTTCCATCTTATATAAACAAAGTGTAATGTTACCTTTACAGAGGGAAAGCTCAGCGGTAGGAAGCAGGATACACCTTAGAGACTTACATTTCGTCTTTGTTGTAGTTTTCTTAAAGTTGTTGTAGTGATATTACTAGAACTTTCAGGACGTTTTTTGCCTTTTAGTGGAAGTAAAACCTGTTCAAACAAGTACATGTTTTTCATGTCTGTGTGTTCTGCATGTGAAATTTTATTTGGGAATTGTCTAGCGCTAGTGTGCAACTCCCGCCTTCTTTTAGCGAGGAGGCTTGAGTATGGCTTCAGTGAAACATGAAGAAATGGTTTATCTTACAGCTTTTTCCTTGTTTCCATTCTTCATGTCCTTTGGATATTTTGCGGAAATTTTTAaccatttcttttttatttttatctatATTATTCTGTGCAACTTTGGAGACTTCAAAATATTTACGTGGTTTGCAGAATTTTCTCAGAATTAGCGGCTTAAGTTAATCCTTGATCTTTCCTGTGTTTGAATGGTTAATTGATCAGGTCCTTGCTTTACTCGTACATGATGCATATACGTACTATTGCATGGGGGAAGTTTCTTTTTGAAGCATTCCATGTTAGTGAAGCTCGAGGCATGAATTCTAGTGAAGTGCCTGTTTTTGAGCTTTGATTAGGATGCTAGACTATTTTAACAAACACTCCCTCTATTTCAAGTTATGTGACCTATTTTTCAGTTTGTTCCAAAAAGAATGCTCTCTTTTTAAATTTGGGAACAACTTATGTTAAACTTCCCATTTTTTTCCTTAATGACAAGCTTTTGTAGccacacaaatttcaaaagtgtCTGTAGCCACAAAAATGTTTTGGCATGTCTAACagcacaagtttcaaaagttcccttttttttcttaaacGTCGTGCTCAATCAAATGGGGTCGCATAAAATGAAATGCCTGGTGTAATTGATTCGATACATGGTTATAGGGACCTTGCTTTGTGTTTACATGATTCATGTAAACTAATATTATGCATGTAAGAAGTTCCGTCTCAATAGTAAGTATTCCAGCTTGTGTAAAGCTACGTGCTTTATATGAGGTGCCTGCTTTCGAGCTGTGATGAGGGTGGCAGCCTATATTAACAGATAGTTGGTTGAGTATTGATTGATAGCCAGTTTGTGGTTAAGAACCAATTGAAGTGGGTCTCTTGCAATGATGTTTCGCTTTCTGGTGAGTGGAAACGGTCACTTGCATGTCTACTTTCTGATGATATGTTGTATGTCCTTGTGtgcatgactttttttttttccttgaacaACAACTGTGTTCAGATCCTTGGATTTCACCGGAAGAGAAGCATTAGAAATCTTCTTGCAGTTGGTTGGTTATCTGCTAAATGTTGTGTGTATTATGCCATGGCGTTGAAGGATACATGTCTTGCCTGTTCTTAGGATGAGATTAAGATCTTATTACCACTTGGAGGTCCTTGCATAGTCATGATAAAGGTAAAATATGTCAAGAGAAGATGTTTTAGCAATTTCCGTAAACTAAGTAACCAGAAGCAACTCACGTGATCAGTTGTTGCTAGTGGCATATAAGCAAATGATATGTTCCATGACAGGTGGCAAATATGACACGGGAGTATGATGTGGACACTTAGGTGCTTAACCCTCATGCTTGTGTCGCTTATCAAAAGATGGGGTATGTTACCTTTTAATGAAGTAGGCGTATTTGCACGTCTAGTGGATGTTTTAACTTCTCGAGGCTGGCTGCTTTTTAATGGAATTAGGGTTAGATATCTAGCTGTTTTCTGTGTGAGAACGAAAATTACACGCTGAAATATGTCACATACTAGACCTCTGGCCATATGATTAGGGTTTGAAAAAGTTATGTAGCAGATAGGGTTACGGTTATAACAGCTGATGGCAAGTGGCAATAGTGCATTTGTAAATTATGTCAGCATACTGGCGGTAATGCTGTTTGGAGTTCCAATATTTTCAgcacattgttttccataaatataaGAATGCATAGTTTTTAAGTGTATATTGGTCTATACCATCCACCAACTACATGTACTGCGGTGGAATTTGACAGTGTTCGGTGGAATTTGACAGTGTGGACTGTATCCATTTAGTGGGTAGCATATTTAGCTTGATGAATGATTTAAAGATGCTTAATTAGGTTAATAAGTCTCTACTCGTATGCTGTAGAGGGCATGTCAGATATATTTGGCAAATGCAACACATTAAATGTGAGTTTCAACCTTCCATTGATGGCCAACCAGGGCAGACCTTATTCTTAAGCTTGGAAACCTGAACAAAAACTATTGGGTTAGGGTTTACAAACCAGGAGGTGCTTAAGATTTTACAGCTTGAGCGGACGTGCTTTAGTTCGGCAGCCTATTGGAAAATACAGGATGTAGCTCTATTTCTTAATTTGGTGGGTAGTATATTTAGCTTGATGAATGACTTAGAAATGCTCAACTAGGTTAACAAGTCTCTACTCGTAAGCTGTAGAGGGCATGATAGATAGTTGGAAAAATGGAACACATTAAATTTGAGTTTCAACCTTCCTGCTATGGCCAACCAGGGCCGACTTTATTCATGAGCTGGAGACCTGAATAAATATCCATTGGGTTAGGGTTTGTAAACCAGGAGGTGCTTAGATTTTACAGCTTGAGTGGACGTGCTTTAGTTCGGTGGCCTAATTGGCAAATATAGGATTCCGTTCCATGTCTAAATTTAGTGGAGATAGTATATTTGGCTTGATGAATGATTTAAAGATGCATAACTAGGTAACAATCTCTATTCATAAGCTGTAGAAGGCATAACAGATAgttgggaaaaagaaaaaaaagctgCATTGAAGTAATGTTTAACTTAGGTTTCTGTTGGAAGATTTTCCAAGACTTAGTGCCAAAACAAGCTATATTAAGATAATATTTAACTTAGGTTTCTGTTGGAAGATCTCCCAAGATTTCCCAAGCCAAAACTAGCTATGTAGCAGTAAGAAAATCATAATTTCCTTGCAGTGCCCATATTCACTTTGGTGCATTGCAGTTTTTGTTTGTTCAGTTACTTACTGTGCGTCTTCATCTGTTTGTTATTTCTCTGGAATGGACTGTAAGTTGGGATAGACCTGATATTTCTTCGTTCATCACAAGGTTCAAGAGTCTACTAGATGTTTCTATCCCTCTCATAGATGTTGTGTACCTTAACTTTCACTCTTAATGTTTTCTTCTAGTACATACCTGACCctcaacttttatttttttgttcgcTCATGTACTGTTCTCTCAAATCATTGTAGAGGATTAGTGTAATTTGAGCACTTTAGTTGGGATCCAAGGGCAGAGATCTTTGCTTcgtgcgtagtttgaaaacttgGAGGTATTCATAGAAGACTGAATATGATGGAGAAATGTGCAAAAAGATCATAAAGTGACATTTGATCCATGTTATTGGTATATCTTGAATGAGCCACCTTTTCTTGTAAAGTAGATACTACAACTACTGCTAGGCCTtagtcccaaacaagttggggtcaGGTATATGAACTCTCACTGACCTTATTCTCCGTTGAAGCTCaattcatatcattatcataaagCAATGTAATAAGttttagtaataataataattattataataataataatattaaaatgTTCTTTATATTTTCACTGGCACATATAAAGCTATGATAAGGTCAAGAATCAAGATACTCCTAGAAAAGCAATAGGTTGAAAATTCTCGTCTAACGAGACTAGAACTTACTCCCTATTAGTAGATATTACATATATGGATCTTTTTCTTCATCTTTCCCATAAATTAGATGACTCGGTGAAGTTATCTTGTGGGTTTTAGCTTCTCTTGCTTGGAGGAACGACATGAGTTTGAAAATGTGGTACTTCGGTGTCAGGTGAATTATGCGGTGGTCGGTTTCTTTTCTATTTCCACCTTTAACTACCATTAGTCCAAAAGGTATCTCATCTTTCTTTTTCATGAGCGCACGTGTTTGGTGGAATCTATGAAAAACAAGAGTTTAGTCTTTCACCTTCACTCTTTTTTCATGAGTTTGCAACTAGTTGGCATGCTTTCCTCATGAGCAAGTACCTTCTTGCTTGATTTTCCAAATAGTGGAAGTATTGTCATGGAACTACTCATTTTAATTTAAGCTATTAATTTCATTGTTCATGGATTCGCCAATATTTGACATTATTTCTCATACACACTCTATTACTTGAAATTTCCCTACAGATAAAATAATTACCAGAAAAGTATTATGACAAGTTAAATAGCATGAATGTTGATATATAACATAGTGGCTAAATCTACCATGTACCAACTTATTGCGACTGATCTGAGGTGCCGAGTCTTGTTTCCTTTCTGATAGAACAGATAATTTATTTGAGCATATTCCTCATCCCCTGTGATTTGGAGTAATAAGTGGTGATTGTTGGACTATGGACGCGATATCGTGAAGACCCATCAGTTAGCTAGATTTGATTGGTAGTTATTACCGTCTCATAATGGCATCAGTTGTTGGTAAACTATTAATTACATATAAAACTCTAATCAAATTTTTGCTGTTTAATAGATTACAGTACATTACAAGAATCTGGTTACCTGAATCTGAGTGACAATTAGATACTCCCATGGGTATATCTTTAATGGATGTAGGCTATCTTCTGGTCTCCTCTATTTTTTTCCTAACCGTAACAGTTATTAAAAGGGGAAAAATGCTAACATCTCTTATTACATTTTTGTTTTGTCTTGTTTCTCCTTTGTAACGGTCTTCTGGCTTTTCTTTCGGGCTACAATCTTCTTGGACTTGGATAATTCATGTCAGAGTGCCCATTGTACCAGCTTGTTTCTTCATTATATTTCTCATAAACAAGCACTGTTTCATAAGTTTCCTTGCCAATGAAATAATTAGCACAAAAGTAGAATACAGATATTTTGTAGCGCACTTGCTAAATTTACAACGTATCAATTATTTGTGACTTGTAACATGCTGAGAATCATAAGAAATTCTTTGTTGGTTATATGGGAGACATTCTTCCTTAAGGGGTCTCCATCAACATGTTACGAAGCTCTAGTCTGGTATGTTGCTCATCCTATACAATTTGGGGCAGTTGGACTCTGAATGGAAAACATCGTGAAAACTTATCAGTTTTGTCTGGTAGTAATAACTCTCATAATCACATTAGTTGTTTGTAAAGCATTAATTGCACCTGACAACTGTGATCAAAATTTGGCTTTTAGTAGATTAGAGTACATTAAAAATCTGATTATGCACAAAAAAGAAACAGGTATCTGATTAAGTGAATCTTACTCCTTATTAGGTACCCTTTAGGCTAATTTCTGCTCTCTTCGGTGGTACCTTAGCTTATTATCtattgaaaggaaaaaaaagtaaAGCTATCTTAGAAATGTTGTTTGATTGTATATCTTCTATCCTTGGGTATTGGTCTTACTGACTTCACATTAGGCTCAAGGTCTTATTGGACTTGGATGCTTTATGTTAGGGTGCGCAAGGTCTCAGCACTTGTTTCCTTAATGGAGTAGTTTCACTTGTCAAAGGTGGGCGTCTTCTATTCTCATCACTCTTGTGGTTTGTTCGTCATATCATCCTTATATCAAGGAGTGGAAAAAGAAAGAGATCACATTTTTCTTTGTCTGTTGTCTGATCTCTTGCCACTCACATTGACTGGTTAACTAACGTCTTTCCGGAGCTAAGGCATCGGTAAACCTAATTCCTTCACGTATTAAGGTACTCTTGTACAAGCTCCTTTTGTTTAATTTTCGTTTTTTTACTTCTGATAAGTGTCTTGCAGAAGAAGAACGTTGCAGCATCTTTTCCTTGATGTCTCATTAGCTGATCGAAATATCGGATTGCCTGAACAACTGTACTTCAGCACGTTTTGCTGTAGGATGAGTAAGCAAAGAGTATAATGCTAGTGGGTGCTTACAGTTTAGTTATATTTCTGGATCTTTAGTGGAGCTTTCTTACGGCTGGTTGCTACATGAGGAGGAAAAGGTGGTCTACTTTCATGAGCAAAATAGTTGCTCCAAACTGCCTCTTCTGCTTTTCTTTTCAAGGTTTATCTGTTATTTTCCTAACCAACTATTCATCTGCACTATTGAAATGATTGGTCCAAGTATGTTCTTTCCGACAGGTTATCTTGTTCCAGCGTGCAAGATAGCTGGCTGTCCCCAGCTGTTGCTTCAGAGTTCATCTCATATGTCAAAGGGGTATATGTCTTGAGTGCATTCTTTTTAACAGGTTCTGTTACACTCCTCTCTCTAGCTGCCTTTCCATTTGACACTGTCCTGATTGCTTGGCTAGGAGTTGTATTGGTAGATGAGCAGTGTGGGGAGGACTGCAGAGTAGTTAATGGATTATCATTACGTAATAAAATTTTGTAGTTTCTGGATCACATAGGTCAGAGCTCCTAAAATTTAAAGAAAGAAGAATCGGTTTTCTTCCTTTCTTGGTGTATGTAGAAGACTGAATCCAATCAATTCCTGAGAACGGTTACCAATTTTGAACTTTTCGAAATATCCTTCATCTCAACCACTTATATGTCATCTTTTCGACCTTGCTTTTGTAGGAGCAAGTCAGAAAGGTTGAGGGGTAGCACCAGCATATTATTTTGTCTGCAATTGCCACGTTGATCCTCATATGGTGGTGCTTTTGTTGCTCTTATTACAGTTTAGTGATTTAGTCAGACCACTATGTTTTAGCTAGTATTCTTGTCTAAACTAATTGAGATAGTAGATATGTGAAAACTGAAGTGAGGAAATAAAAAGAAGGCCAATGTGTGTTTTATTCAATAAACATCATGATGTAGTCCACAAATTGCAATTGAGAAGTCTGGAGGGTTTGTGATGATTTTTCAATCTCTTTTACTAGATAATCTGAAACTAATCAATTCATATTTCAGGATGGCAAGAAGTTAAATGTAAGACACCAAGTATTTATTTTGCTGGCTCATTGAGGAAGGTTTTGTGATTTGCTACTGCAGGGTGGAGATACTAGAATTTGAAATTTTACAACCTACTTTCAAAACGAATGGGTAGGACTAAGACATTTTTTAAAATCAGTAGTTGATTTTGAGCCGTCTACACTCAAGTCTCTCTAGGAGTTCGGAGCAGGTATTTGATTATTCCTATGGTTTGGATCACCGGAGAAGTGCTCCATGTTGGTAGGTATATCAGATGTTTTCTGTGGATGATGATCTGGACAGCAGTAGTGGCGGTGTGTTAACATTCTTTCAACTatcttcattaaaaaaaaaaaaatcttgactaaAAATGAGCTTAAAAAGGACTCTGTCCCGTAGTGTGATCTACTTAGTAGCGACCAGACCACGCCACACAAATTCACGCACCGTTTCTTTTCTAATATTTGGGGATGTGAATAACTCAtaattttttgcaatttttttgtAGGATGCATTATGGTATCCCGTATGTGGTGAGATGTGAATAACTTATCCGGAAGAGAGTGAAGTGCAGAAAGGACATTATGCCCATAGCTCATCATGGGGGCTGGGCTGTATATGGACTTCTCTGCTCATACAGCTCTCGGCCAACAAGCAGTCAGCCTTCCTTTACAAGGAATGAGATTTTGGATAATTGTTCTTCACACAGGCAAATATCTTCTTGATATTGCCGGACAATCAGAGTTTACCCGTGCAAAAGGAGCTGACAAATTTCTTCTTGATATCACCGGACAACCAGAGTTTA
Coding sequences:
- the LOC132627699 gene encoding inactive poly [ADP-ribose] polymerase RCD1-like; translation: MNLNYLMTKKTPINSSRIQVRGNDGVVSPVGDDIHVVAPVVDGNKLKIQVPVMETRGSTDGDNKMRIEVPIPRNLLFQPARMGDTCHDHALLLVQNYGNFKISGKPARFMFYKDGLWENFEENVMDLMVSGFVSGKPVFEVEVEGFNSLFDFYRMLEIDLKTGKERSISWIDVNGQCFFPKMFIDDEGLENVDKKSKEKIGVSKVNENLENPKIEIELRMFENKEELRLGKRKRESEENEARVVFGEMSSPRWPKVRPMREDERCYQMVKGFLVSGLRGVYAGVMITAVHQCIRTGPMEMARFEVFKKHVEIVRRVRGGDPNVVYAWYGASAKDVDSIMRHGFGMPSMERGSNTHGVGIYLSPVRAPQNSAMMSAEDEYGEKHIILCRVILGKSEKVELGSQQLRPSSVDFDTGVDDLTNPRWYVVWCGNMNTHILPECVVSYKPHISGLQPNVPSPLSTLISKLNSSLPPPKALQLQCLYSSYRESKIAKEIFTRQLRSVVGDEMLRSIILEIRG